Proteins from one Streptomyces sp. NBC_00289 genomic window:
- the denD gene encoding D-erythronate dehydrogenase produces the protein MRIVITGASGFVGRLLAAALLRARTFDGEPISRLVLADRVAPDVARVSDPLVEVVHGDLVECLDAVFAEPVDVLFHLAAAVSAECETDFDLGMHANVDTTRALLEAARAQSVAGGPLVRVVFSSSLAVHGSDPMLPLPPIVDESTPPVPQSSYGTQKLICEHLIADFTRRGFLDGRVVRLMTVAVRPGKPNAAASGFLSGIIREPLAGLPTTCPVRPGLRVALSSPRRTVQGILRVAEARRGTGPGELNGRMPVHLPALTVSVADMLDTLRQMAGDAAVDLVSISPDPAVEAIVASWPAVFDNRRAAALGLRPDPNFLSVVRDHLADHADAVTGPTG, from the coding sequence ATGAGGATCGTCATCACGGGTGCGTCCGGCTTTGTGGGGCGCCTGCTCGCCGCGGCGCTGTTGCGGGCGCGGACGTTCGACGGTGAACCCATCAGCCGGCTGGTCCTCGCCGACCGCGTGGCCCCGGACGTTGCACGGGTGAGCGATCCGCTCGTGGAGGTGGTGCACGGCGATCTGGTCGAGTGTCTCGATGCGGTGTTCGCGGAGCCGGTCGACGTGCTGTTTCATCTGGCCGCCGCGGTGTCGGCCGAGTGCGAGACCGACTTCGACCTCGGTATGCATGCGAACGTCGACACCACACGCGCCCTGCTGGAGGCCGCGCGGGCACAGTCGGTGGCCGGCGGTCCGCTGGTGCGGGTGGTGTTCTCGAGCAGCCTCGCCGTCCACGGCTCCGACCCGATGCTTCCCCTTCCCCCGATTGTCGACGAGTCGACTCCGCCTGTGCCGCAGTCGAGTTACGGAACGCAGAAGCTCATCTGCGAGCACCTGATCGCGGACTTCACCCGCCGCGGCTTTCTCGACGGACGTGTCGTTCGTCTGATGACCGTCGCGGTGCGGCCGGGCAAGCCGAACGCGGCCGCATCCGGCTTCCTGTCCGGCATCATTCGCGAGCCGCTCGCGGGGTTGCCCACCACGTGTCCGGTGCGGCCCGGACTGCGGGTGGCCCTGTCCTCGCCGCGACGCACGGTCCAGGGAATCCTCCGGGTCGCGGAGGCCCGGCGCGGCACCGGACCGGGAGAGCTGAACGGACGGATGCCGGTCCATCTTCCCGCGCTCACGGTCTCCGTAGCCGACATGCTTGACACGCTGAGGCAGATGGCCGGCGATGCCGCCGTGGACCTGGTGTCCATCAGCCCCGACCCTGCCGTCGAGGCCATCGTGGCCTCGTGGCCGGCCGTCTTCGACAACAGGCGCGCGGCGGCACTCGGGCTGCGGCCCGACCCGAACTTCCTGTCGGTCGTGCGGGACCACCTCGCCGACCACGCCGATGCGGTCACCGGACCGACGGGTTAG
- a CDS encoding helix-turn-helix domain-containing protein, which produces MTQGNGELDSLVRKRIRALRLAQGWSLDELAKRARLSPSTLSRIENGQRRLALDQLVTLARAMDTSLDQLVETATDDVISSPTIDASRQLMRWPIRADPGMTVVRQHVTNPPPDGPSHLRAHPGREWLVVLSGTATLLLGNRRFRVETNQAAEFPTMLPHAIGTEDGPCEVLGIFDRDARRGHSGRTDADTSRRPQ; this is translated from the coding sequence ATGACGCAAGGCAATGGTGAGCTGGACAGCCTCGTACGCAAACGGATCCGCGCTCTGCGCCTGGCACAGGGCTGGTCCCTGGACGAGCTGGCCAAGCGCGCCCGGCTCAGCCCGTCCACGCTGAGCCGCATCGAGAACGGTCAGCGCCGCCTCGCGCTGGACCAGCTCGTCACCCTCGCCCGCGCCATGGACACCTCGCTCGACCAGCTGGTCGAGACCGCCACCGACGACGTCATCTCCAGCCCGACGATCGACGCGTCCCGCCAGCTGATGCGGTGGCCCATCCGCGCGGATCCCGGCATGACCGTCGTACGCCAGCACGTCACGAACCCGCCGCCCGACGGCCCCTCACACCTGCGCGCCCACCCGGGCCGTGAATGGCTCGTCGTTCTCTCCGGCACAGCGACCCTGTTGCTGGGCAACCGACGCTTTCGCGTGGAGACCAACCAGGCGGCCGAGTTCCCCACGATGCTCCCGCACGCCATCGGCACCGAGGACGGACCGTGCGAGGTCCTGGGCATCTTCGACCGTGACGCCCGCCGCGGCCACTCCGGCCGGACCGACGCCGACACGAGCCGCCGGCCGCAGTAG
- a CDS encoding B12-binding domain-containing protein, with protein MSSASCRDLAAAPLQPRVHDLWEAARDGDEYAASAVVLQALDDGIDPESVLLDLIAPVQGKVGEEWAANRMTVAQEHAATAINDRAIAALAGHPAAYVAPAGGRGRVTVACIDGEWHALPARLVAEVLKLRGWRVDFLGAQVPTDHLIAHLHQTGPEAVALSSSVPTRLPAAHATITACQAVGIPVLVGGAAFGPHGRYARLLGADAWAPDARAAADLLEQGLLTRNEQAHQPIDDLPHLADQEYTMVARTRVQLVRTVMSGLAERFPAMREYTDTQRGHTADDIAHIVNFLATALYTDDIDLFTGFLTWTAAILTARGVPARSLTPALDILGEELKDFPRAAHFLRRAAGHLGSDTTPRTAVAAPGEAA; from the coding sequence ATTTCATCCGCCAGTTGCCGCGACCTCGCCGCGGCACCGCTGCAACCGCGCGTCCATGACCTGTGGGAGGCAGCCCGGGACGGGGACGAGTACGCCGCGTCCGCGGTCGTCCTCCAGGCCCTGGACGACGGCATCGACCCCGAGAGTGTGCTCCTGGACCTGATCGCACCCGTGCAGGGGAAGGTCGGCGAAGAGTGGGCCGCCAACCGCATGACCGTCGCCCAGGAACACGCGGCCACCGCCATCAACGACCGCGCGATCGCCGCTCTCGCCGGCCACCCCGCCGCATACGTCGCGCCCGCGGGCGGCCGGGGCCGGGTGACGGTCGCGTGCATCGACGGCGAATGGCACGCCCTGCCCGCGCGCCTCGTGGCGGAGGTGCTGAAGCTGCGCGGGTGGCGGGTGGACTTCCTCGGCGCCCAGGTGCCCACCGACCACCTGATCGCCCACCTCCACCAGACCGGACCGGAAGCGGTGGCGCTCTCCAGCTCCGTTCCGACCCGGCTGCCGGCCGCCCACGCCACGATCACCGCCTGTCAGGCCGTGGGCATCCCGGTCCTGGTCGGCGGGGCCGCCTTCGGCCCGCACGGCCGTTACGCCCGCCTCCTCGGCGCGGACGCCTGGGCGCCCGACGCACGGGCCGCCGCCGACCTTCTCGAACAGGGCCTGCTCACCCGCAACGAACAGGCACATCAGCCCATCGACGATCTGCCGCACCTGGCCGATCAGGAGTACACGATGGTCGCCCGCACCCGTGTCCAACTGGTGCGCACCGTCATGAGCGGGCTCGCAGAACGCTTCCCCGCCATGCGTGAGTACACCGACACCCAGCGCGGCCACACGGCCGACGACATCGCGCACATCGTGAACTTCCTCGCCACCGCCCTCTACACCGACGACATCGACCTGTTCACCGGCTTCCTCACCTGGACCGCCGCCATCCTCACCGCTCGCGGCGTACCGGCCCGCTCGCTGACACCCGCTCTGGACATTCTCGGCGAGGAGCTGAAGGACTTCCCCCGCGCCGCCCACTTCCTGCGCCGGGCAGCCGGCCACCTCGGCAGCGACACGACACCCAGAACCGCGGTCGCAGCGCCGGGAGAAGCGGCATGA
- a CDS encoding oxygenase MpaB family protein: MPDREQELTVEVPEPLGPDSLTWKYLGDWRGLLTALWAGSMQNMHPGLGAGVEQHSRFFEERWQRLFRSLYPISGVVYDGPRARRTALEVRGYHDRIKGVDARGRQYHALDPDTYYWAHSTFFVSTILIAEHFAGGIDEADKRRLFGEHVQWYRMYGMSMRPVPESWEDFQRYWKLMCAEVLEDNKATRDVLDIAGIARPPFLPWLPHALWRPLGTLTGRAFVWFTIGLYDREVRDLLGFTWSRRDARRHRRTCRVINALFKLVPHDRRYHPRARAGWRRARGELAADVEPVATPRRNLPPPSARGKPEHYAPDVP; encoded by the coding sequence ATGCCGGACAGGGAGCAGGAGTTGACAGTCGAGGTTCCGGAGCCGCTCGGACCGGATTCGCTGACCTGGAAGTACCTCGGTGACTGGCGCGGCCTTCTCACCGCGCTGTGGGCCGGCTCGATGCAGAACATGCATCCCGGTCTCGGCGCGGGCGTCGAACAGCACTCGCGGTTCTTCGAGGAACGCTGGCAGCGGCTGTTCCGCTCGCTCTATCCCATCAGCGGAGTCGTCTACGACGGCCCGCGCGCACGTCGGACCGCGCTCGAAGTGCGCGGCTACCACGACCGGATCAAGGGCGTCGACGCCCGGGGCCGTCAGTACCACGCGCTGGATCCTGACACCTACTACTGGGCGCACTCCACGTTCTTCGTCAGCACGATCCTGATCGCGGAACACTTCGCGGGCGGCATCGACGAGGCGGACAAGCGCCGGCTCTTCGGCGAGCACGTGCAGTGGTACCGCATGTACGGCATGAGCATGCGGCCGGTGCCGGAGAGCTGGGAGGACTTCCAGCGCTACTGGAAGCTCATGTGCGCCGAGGTGCTGGAGGACAACAAGGCCACCAGGGATGTGCTCGACATCGCCGGGATCGCGAGGCCGCCGTTCCTGCCGTGGCTGCCGCACGCACTCTGGCGCCCCCTCGGCACGCTCACCGGGCGGGCCTTCGTCTGGTTCACCATCGGACTCTACGACCGGGAGGTCCGCGACCTGCTCGGCTTCACCTGGTCGCGACGAGACGCCCGGCGGCATCGCAGGACCTGCCGGGTGATCAACGCATTGTTCAAGCTCGTTCCGCACGACCGTCGCTACCACCCGCGAGCCCGGGCGGGCTGGCGCCGTGCCCGCGGTGAACTCGCGGCGGACGTCGAGCCGGTGGCGACACCGCGACGGAACCTGCCACCGCCGTCCGCACGCGGAAAGCCGGAGCACTACGCGCCGGACGTCCCCTAG
- a CDS encoding alpha-L-rhamnosidase codes for MISRRNILAAAAATVAATAADAGSAGAVPARARTRRGTLRVTAPTVEYVRRPLGLDAQRPRLSWPMASDKKDVRQSAYQVRVASSASKLSRPDVWDSGKVSSGESLHVPYAGPRLKPRTRYFWSVRVWDAENNASGWSSPDWWETGLMDVSQWSAEWVSAPPALTDAPSFEGSAWIWFPEGDPTNSVPAETRWFRRTADLPEGITAATLAITADNVYAVSLNGTEVAHTDLATDHDGWRRPAVVDVLAQVRSGQNVLAVSATNATVGPAGLVAVLTLHTASGEQKIVTDGSWKSTDEEPADNWRESAFDDSGWPAAKVAAVWGAGPWGRVVPVVYAANQLRHEFGLPRKKVARARLYATALGLYEAHLNGHRVGRDQLAPGWTDYRERVQYQTYDVTTLVRPGANAIGAYVAPGWYAGNVGMFGPHQYGERPALLAQLEIEYTDGTSRRITSGTDWRAASGPIVSADLLSGETYDARKETSGWTSPGFDDRAWLDVRAAGDAAPDTIVAQVDGPVRVAEELPVEKVTEPVPGVFVFDLGQNMVGSVRLRVSGDAGTTVRLRHAEVLNPDGTLYTANLRTAAATDTYTLKGGGEETYEPRFTFHGFRYVEVTGFPGTPSAKAVTGRVMHTSAPFTFEFETDVPMLNTLHRNITWGQRSNFLSIPTDTPARDERLGWTGDINVFAPTAAYTMESARFLTKWLVDLRDAQTTDGAFTDVAPMVGTVGNGVAGWGDAGVTVPWSLYQAYGDRQVLEDAWPSVQSWLKYLENNSVNLLRPADGYGDWLNVSDETPKDVIATAYFAHSADLAARIAQALDQDATPYLGLFGRVRGAFQNAYVSADGKVKGDTQTAYVLALSMNLLPDALRKAAADRLVTLIEAKGWHLSTGFLGTPRLLPVLTDTGHTDVAYRLLQQRSFPSWGYQIDKGATTMWERWDSIQPDGEFQTPDMNSFNHYAYGSVGEWMYTNIAGISAGRPGYREIVIRPRPGGDVTSARATFTSVHGPISTRWRQKAGGFVLTCAVPANTTAEVWIPADDPKAVTHTHATFLREEDGCVVYRVGSGNHRFTA; via the coding sequence GTGATCAGTAGGAGGAACATCCTGGCGGCCGCGGCGGCGACGGTGGCAGCCACGGCCGCCGACGCCGGATCGGCGGGGGCCGTACCGGCCCGGGCGCGTACGCGACGCGGCACCCTGCGCGTCACCGCGCCGACCGTCGAGTACGTACGCCGCCCCCTGGGCCTCGACGCACAACGCCCGCGCCTGAGCTGGCCGATGGCCTCGGACAAGAAGGATGTGCGACAGAGCGCCTACCAGGTCCGCGTCGCCTCCAGCGCGTCGAAGCTGTCTCGACCGGATGTCTGGGACAGCGGGAAGGTGAGCTCCGGCGAGTCCCTCCACGTTCCGTACGCGGGCCCCCGACTGAAGCCGCGGACACGCTACTTCTGGTCCGTACGCGTCTGGGACGCCGAGAACAACGCCTCCGGCTGGAGCTCCCCGGACTGGTGGGAGACCGGCCTCATGGACGTCTCGCAGTGGTCCGCCGAATGGGTCTCCGCTCCCCCGGCTCTCACCGACGCGCCGTCGTTCGAGGGCAGCGCGTGGATCTGGTTCCCCGAGGGCGATCCCACCAACAGCGTGCCGGCGGAGACCCGTTGGTTCCGCCGCACCGCCGATCTCCCGGAGGGGATCACGGCCGCGACCCTGGCCATCACCGCCGACAACGTCTACGCCGTCTCCCTGAACGGCACCGAGGTGGCCCACACCGACCTGGCGACCGACCACGACGGCTGGCGCAGGCCGGCCGTCGTCGACGTCCTCGCCCAGGTCCGCTCCGGGCAGAACGTCCTCGCGGTCTCGGCGACCAACGCGACCGTGGGACCCGCCGGCCTGGTCGCCGTCCTCACCCTGCACACGGCATCCGGCGAGCAGAAGATCGTCACCGACGGCTCCTGGAAGTCGACGGACGAGGAACCCGCAGACAACTGGCGCGAGTCCGCCTTCGACGACAGTGGCTGGCCGGCGGCGAAGGTGGCCGCCGTGTGGGGGGCCGGCCCCTGGGGGAGGGTCGTCCCGGTGGTGTACGCCGCCAACCAACTGCGGCACGAATTCGGACTTCCGCGCAAGAAGGTGGCACGCGCCCGCCTGTACGCCACGGCTCTGGGCCTGTACGAAGCCCACCTCAACGGCCACCGGGTGGGCCGCGATCAGCTCGCTCCCGGCTGGACCGACTACCGTGAACGCGTCCAGTACCAGACGTACGACGTCACCACGCTCGTGCGGCCCGGAGCCAACGCCATCGGCGCGTACGTGGCACCGGGCTGGTACGCGGGCAACGTCGGCATGTTCGGGCCCCACCAGTACGGCGAACGCCCCGCGCTGCTGGCGCAGTTGGAGATCGAGTACACCGACGGGACGAGCCGGCGCATCACGTCGGGCACGGACTGGCGGGCCGCCTCCGGACCGATCGTCTCCGCCGACCTGCTGAGCGGCGAGACGTACGACGCGCGCAAGGAGACCTCCGGCTGGACCTCGCCCGGCTTCGACGACCGGGCCTGGCTCGACGTCCGCGCCGCGGGCGACGCGGCTCCCGACACCATCGTCGCGCAGGTGGACGGGCCGGTCCGCGTGGCCGAGGAACTCCCGGTCGAGAAGGTGACCGAACCGGTGCCGGGCGTCTTCGTCTTCGACCTGGGTCAGAACATGGTCGGCTCGGTACGGCTGCGTGTGTCGGGCGACGCGGGAACGACCGTACGTCTGCGGCACGCCGAGGTCCTCAACCCGGACGGCACCCTCTACACGGCGAACCTGCGCACCGCCGCGGCCACCGACACGTACACCCTCAAGGGCGGCGGCGAGGAGACGTACGAGCCGCGCTTCACCTTCCACGGCTTCCGCTACGTGGAGGTGACCGGGTTCCCCGGCACCCCCTCGGCGAAAGCCGTGACCGGTCGCGTCATGCATACGTCCGCCCCCTTCACCTTCGAGTTCGAAACCGATGTCCCGATGCTCAACACGCTGCACAGGAACATCACTTGGGGGCAGCGCAGCAACTTCCTCTCCATCCCGACGGACACACCCGCACGCGACGAGCGCCTGGGATGGACGGGCGACATCAACGTCTTCGCGCCCACAGCCGCGTACACGATGGAGTCGGCCCGCTTCCTCACCAAGTGGCTCGTGGACCTGCGCGACGCACAGACCACGGACGGCGCCTTCACGGACGTGGCCCCCATGGTGGGCACGGTCGGCAACGGGGTCGCGGGATGGGGCGACGCGGGTGTCACCGTCCCCTGGTCCCTCTACCAGGCGTACGGGGACCGGCAGGTCCTGGAGGACGCCTGGCCCTCCGTCCAGTCCTGGCTGAAGTACCTGGAGAACAACAGCGTCAACCTGCTGCGGCCGGCCGACGGCTACGGCGACTGGCTGAACGTGTCCGACGAGACCCCGAAGGACGTCATCGCCACCGCGTACTTCGCGCACAGCGCCGATCTCGCGGCCCGCATCGCCCAGGCGCTCGACCAGGACGCCACCCCGTATCTCGGCCTCTTCGGGCGCGTTCGCGGGGCGTTCCAGAACGCCTACGTCTCCGCCGACGGCAAGGTGAAGGGCGACACGCAGACGGCCTACGTCCTCGCCCTGTCGATGAACCTGCTGCCGGACGCGCTGCGGAAGGCGGCGGCCGACCGTCTCGTCACACTGATCGAGGCGAAGGGCTGGCACCTGTCGACGGGATTCCTCGGAACACCCCGGCTGCTGCCCGTCCTCACCGACACCGGCCACACCGACGTCGCCTACCGGCTGCTCCAGCAACGCTCCTTCCCCAGCTGGGGCTACCAGATCGACAAGGGCGCCACCACGATGTGGGAACGCTGGGACTCCATCCAACCCGACGGCGAGTTCCAGACCCCGGACATGAACTCCTTCAACCACTACGCCTACGGCTCGGTGGGCGAGTGGATGTACACGAACATCGCCGGCATCTCGGCCGGCCGGCCCGGCTACCGTGAGATCGTCATCCGTCCCCGGCCGGGCGGCGACGTCACCTCCGCCCGCGCCACGTTCACCTCGGTCCACGGCCCCATCTCCACGCGGTGGCGACAGAAGGCCGGCGGCTTCGTCCTGACGTGCGCCGTGCCCGCGAACACGACCGCCGAGGTGTGGATCCCCGCGGATGATCCGAAGGCGGTCACACACACCCACGCGACGTTCCTTCGCGAGGAGGACGGCTGCGTGGTGTACCGGGTCGGCTCCGGCAACCACCGCTTCACCGCGTAA
- a CDS encoding TetR/AcrR family transcriptional regulator — protein sequence MDAGRIVDTALKLIDEVGIQALTLRMLAEALNSGTATLYRHFNGKDELLALVADRILGEVRVPPEELDGLSWREAVTVSSEAFYGTLCRHPNALSLLAFQVPVGPNGLRSRERLITLFLGHGFPVALAARAFTAIGHYVIGFAIQQHGPGTPGPEDHLGLRDYYNSLNPAVYPATTAASEELTSVAPHEEFRFGLDLLLDGLEQAWLNVPQEADDAVGHQGLCPE from the coding sequence ATGGACGCCGGGCGGATCGTCGACACGGCCCTGAAGCTCATCGACGAGGTCGGGATCCAGGCGCTGACGCTGCGCATGCTCGCCGAGGCCCTGAACTCGGGCACGGCGACGCTCTACCGGCACTTCAACGGCAAGGACGAACTCCTCGCGCTTGTCGCCGACAGAATCCTGGGCGAAGTCCGCGTCCCACCCGAGGAGTTGGACGGACTGTCCTGGCGGGAAGCCGTGACCGTGTCGTCGGAGGCCTTCTACGGCACGCTGTGCCGACATCCCAACGCGCTGTCCCTGCTGGCGTTCCAGGTTCCCGTCGGCCCCAACGGCCTCCGCAGCAGGGAACGGCTCATCACGCTGTTCCTGGGCCACGGTTTCCCGGTCGCCCTGGCCGCCCGTGCCTTCACGGCCATCGGCCACTACGTGATCGGCTTCGCCATCCAGCAGCACGGCCCCGGAACACCCGGCCCCGAGGACCACCTGGGTCTGCGCGATTACTACAACTCCCTGAATCCTGCTGTCTATCCGGCCACGACGGCGGCGTCCGAGGAGCTGACCTCCGTAGCGCCGCACGAGGAGTTCCGCTTCGGCCTGGACCTGCTCCTGGACGGTCTGGAACAGGCCTGGCTCAATGTGCCGCAGGAAGCCGACGACGCCGTGGGGCACCAGGGGCTGTGCCCTGAGTGA
- a CDS encoding VOC family protein, with product MERVLGIGGYFMRAADPVSLGAWYRDCLGLDADENGLWRQGAGPTVFATFESETDYFGTRAQQTMLNFRVRDLDAMLAQLRAKGADVAAETQDMEGVGRFGWVTDPEGNRVELWQPA from the coding sequence ATGGAACGTGTGCTTGGAATCGGCGGATACTTCATGCGGGCGGCCGACCCGGTGTCCCTGGGCGCGTGGTATCGCGACTGCCTGGGTCTGGACGCGGACGAGAACGGCCTGTGGCGTCAGGGAGCGGGACCGACGGTGTTCGCGACGTTCGAGTCCGAGACCGACTACTTCGGGACCCGCGCCCAGCAGACCATGCTCAACTTCCGCGTCCGCGACCTGGATGCGATGCTCGCGCAACTGCGCGCCAAGGGAGCGGACGTGGCCGCGGAGACGCAGGACATGGAGGGTGTCGGTCGATTCGGCTGGGTCACCGATCCCGAGGGCAACCGGGTCGAGCTGTGGCAGCCCGCCTGA
- a CDS encoding trans-aconitate 2-methyltransferase: MTHASPHAAHDHGAHAVHQDGQGHDDDSQAEILDLDAEVLAEHIASITAWLPVNASPRHIVDLGCGTGTGTFTLLQRFPTAEVTAVDTSAGHLRRLLEKAEAEGLADRVRTVRADLDAHWPDLGTPDLVWASASMHHMADPDRTLRHVHETLAPGGLFAVVELAGFPRFLPPHAPANRPGLEDRCHAALDRHHAEHVSHRGADWGSKLTDAGFTVEDERTITVNMGPPHTDAIGRYALTSLRLIRGGAARTLTAEDAAALDQLLDTDSPHSILRRDDVTVRTERTVWAARRR; the protein is encoded by the coding sequence ATGACACACGCATCCCCGCACGCAGCACACGACCACGGCGCGCACGCGGTCCACCAGGACGGACAGGGCCACGACGACGACAGCCAGGCGGAGATCCTCGACCTGGACGCGGAGGTGCTCGCCGAGCACATCGCCTCCATCACCGCATGGCTGCCCGTCAACGCAAGCCCCCGCCACATCGTCGATCTGGGCTGCGGAACCGGGACCGGCACGTTCACCCTGCTCCAGCGCTTCCCCACCGCCGAGGTGACCGCGGTGGACACCTCGGCCGGCCACCTGCGCCGCCTGCTGGAGAAGGCCGAGGCGGAAGGCCTGGCAGACCGGGTGCGCACCGTGCGGGCCGACCTCGACGCGCACTGGCCCGACCTCGGCACGCCGGACCTGGTGTGGGCCTCAGCCTCCATGCACCACATGGCCGACCCCGACCGCACACTGCGCCACGTCCACGAGACACTCGCGCCGGGCGGACTGTTCGCCGTCGTCGAGCTGGCCGGCTTCCCGCGCTTCCTGCCCCCGCACGCTCCCGCAAACCGACCCGGCCTCGAAGACCGCTGCCATGCCGCACTCGACCGGCACCACGCCGAGCACGTCTCACACCGCGGCGCCGACTGGGGATCCAAACTGACGGACGCCGGCTTCACCGTGGAGGACGAACGCACCATCACCGTGAACATGGGCCCGCCCCACACCGATGCCATAGGCCGTTACGCCCTCACCAGCCTGCGCCTGATCCGCGGCGGCGCGGCCCGGACACTCACCGCGGAAGACGCCGCCGCGCTCGACCAGTTGCTCGACACGGACAGCCCCCACAGCATCCTGCGCCGCGACGACGTGACGGTACGCACCGAGCGCACGGTGTGGGCCGCACGACGCAGGTGA
- a CDS encoding IS701 family transposase: MASVREDLEAFAAELFDGFFRADQRRWGQAYVRGLSLDGRRKSVEPMAARLGEDGNRQALAHFITSSPWDPAHVRARLAWRMHEAIGPEALIVDDTGFLKDGDASACVSRQYTGTAGKVTKCQVGVSLHLARERASAAVNWRLFLPASWDPDSPEADPDKVARRSRCGIPDRVGHVEKWQLALDMIDESRSWGIDIPLVVTDAGYGDAAAFRHGLEERNLPYAVGISSRHTAHPADARPVQPAYAGTGRPPRMQYPEPAQTVKDLVIAAGRTATRPVSWREGSRPGKGISGFKRIYSRFVALRIRPAGRGVRQATNGPELPERWLLAEWPATEPEPVQFWLSSLPSGMPLATLVRLAKLRWRIEHDYREMKQALGLAHFEGRTWGGWHHHVTLVSAAHAFCTLQRLARDPKDAAQV; encoded by the coding sequence ATGGCCTCGGTCCGGGAGGACCTGGAGGCGTTCGCGGCGGAGTTGTTCGACGGGTTCTTCCGTGCGGATCAGCGGCGGTGGGGGCAGGCGTACGTGCGCGGATTGTCGCTGGACGGGCGGCGTAAGTCGGTGGAGCCGATGGCGGCCCGACTGGGTGAGGACGGTAATCGTCAGGCGCTGGCACATTTCATCACCTCCAGTCCGTGGGATCCGGCGCATGTGCGGGCCCGGCTGGCCTGGCGGATGCACGAGGCGATCGGTCCAGAGGCATTGATCGTCGATGACACCGGCTTTTTGAAGGACGGGGATGCCTCGGCGTGTGTGTCACGGCAGTACACCGGCACCGCGGGCAAGGTCACCAAGTGCCAGGTGGGGGTTTCGCTGCATCTGGCGCGCGAGAGGGCCTCGGCGGCGGTGAACTGGCGGCTGTTCCTGCCCGCGTCCTGGGATCCCGACTCGCCGGAGGCGGACCCGGACAAGGTCGCCCGCCGCAGTCGCTGCGGCATCCCCGACCGGGTGGGGCATGTCGAGAAGTGGCAGCTGGCCCTGGACATGATCGACGAGAGCCGGTCGTGGGGCATCGACATCCCCCTGGTCGTCACGGACGCCGGATACGGGGACGCCGCCGCCTTCCGCCACGGTCTGGAAGAACGCAACCTGCCCTACGCGGTGGGCATTTCCTCCCGCCACACCGCCCATCCGGCCGACGCCCGGCCCGTCCAGCCCGCCTACGCGGGAACCGGCCGGCCACCGCGAATGCAGTATCCCGAGCCTGCGCAGACCGTGAAAGACCTGGTCATCGCGGCCGGGAGGACGGCCACGAGACCGGTGTCCTGGCGGGAAGGCTCCCGCCCGGGCAAAGGAATCAGCGGCTTCAAACGCATCTACTCGCGGTTCGTGGCTCTGCGCATCCGCCCGGCCGGACGCGGCGTCCGCCAGGCCACCAACGGTCCTGAACTGCCCGAACGCTGGCTGCTGGCCGAATGGCCCGCCACCGAACCCGAACCCGTGCAGTTCTGGCTCTCCAGCCTGCCCTCCGGCATGCCACTGGCGACCCTGGTGCGGCTGGCCAAGCTGCGCTGGCGCATCGAACACGACTACCGCGAGATGAAACAGGCCCTGGGACTGGCCCACTTCGAAGGCCGCACCTGGGGCGGCTGGCACCACCACGTCACCCTCGTCTCCGCCGCCCACGCCTTCTGCACCCTGCAACGACTGGCACGAGACCCAAAAGACGCGGCGCAGGTCTGA
- a CDS encoding STAS domain-containing protein, translating to MTSAQFPTTPLHLTVTRPDGAGHAMVIDLHGDLDYDSADHLLQTATQQISDDSALTDLHLGCAGLEAIDSMGLSVLLMIQRRTTAADVVLHLDGRTARLDRLLTITGTLDHLTGSVPPR from the coding sequence ATGACCTCCGCCCAGTTCCCCACCACTCCTCTGCACCTGACGGTGACCCGTCCCGACGGCGCCGGACACGCGATGGTCATAGACCTGCACGGCGACCTCGACTACGACAGCGCCGACCACCTGCTGCAGACCGCCACCCAGCAGATCAGCGACGACTCGGCCCTCACGGATCTGCACCTCGGCTGCGCCGGCCTCGAGGCGATCGACTCCATGGGCCTGTCCGTGCTGCTCATGATCCAGCGGCGCACCACCGCCGCGGACGTCGTCCTGCACCTGGACGGCCGCACCGCTCGTCTGGACCGCCTGCTGACCATCACCGGCACCCTCGACCACCTCACCGGCTCCGTTCCGCCCCGCTAG
- a CDS encoding YdeI/OmpD-associated family protein, translated as MHRRRSRPPPEAFRALSPTRQKAHVTSIDGAKTDVTRQRGITKVVEELTHR; from the coding sequence ATCCATCGTCGGCGAAGCCGGCCACCGCCTGAGGCGTTCCGTGCGCTTTCCCCCACCCGCCAGAAGGCGCACGTCACGTCGATCGACGGTGCGAAGACCGATGTGACGCGGCAACGGGGTATCACCAAGGTGGTCGAGGAACTCACGCACCGATAG